In Hemitrygon akajei unplaced genomic scaffold, sHemAka1.3 Scf000139, whole genome shotgun sequence, the following proteins share a genomic window:
- the LOC140723836 gene encoding NACHT, LRR and PYD domains-containing protein 3-like isoform X1 — translation MATESEFTISDLLAEGEEYRLYQLTKFYRDRLKQAIEEKVERLGWMLTKEGHFSREENEKVTELTEKGNRTESSRLFLSLVNGKGSRARRAMWESFVTWRTELPKLDRILREIQELGPDPQEYMNIAQGLSELPTELIDVQQKHKETLRAQTETLRVNTILMTEKVKVFQLVDRYAELTVISTVRDRRLMEHELLARGRDHEEWREKHLREELEKIRTEQLFQSSFSGSNYKSRCSAAVAGVPGIGKTTMVQKMVYDWATGKLYQQFKFVFSFKFRDLNTIDCIINLSNLVLFFYPYLRNLLETLWKNPEVMLFIFDGLDEFNDAIDFADSRRATEPQSTCTDPGFKCKVSDIVYSLIQHKLLPGCSVLVTTRPTALHLLEKAEISVWAEILGFVGEKRKEYFFRHFKDQTVAAAVFKHVKENEILYTMSYNPSYCWILALALGPFFTQRVRDPQRVPKTITQLYSYYIYNILKNHGREIESPRDVLLRVGQMAFRGVFDKKIVFTDGDLINYNLQPSQFLSGFLMELLERQDSVQCVVYAFPHLTIQEFVAAVAQFLNPHPGDILKFLTEAHNTTDGRFEVFLRFVAGLSNPMTARGLEEFLGPFPHQTTCRVIDWVKEEVKRQSGNTWSEAGKRSLLNTLHYLFESQNRGLAQASLGSVETLSFSGRTLTPIDCTVLSHVIGLCDTIKHLDLAVCNIECEGIQRLGPGLHKCQELGLGRNELGDSGVKLVSATLRNPECKIQKLWLNYVGLTDSGVEDLVSALSTIPSLTELSLNNNKLGDSGVKSVSAALRNPECKIQKLELGDVGLTDSGVEDLVSALSKNRSLTVLDLELNSLTDRSVPTLRRLILTLPSLKLIQLGENRFSGTGEKELRSLQEPRPGLTVDL, via the exons agtcagagtttacaatctccgacctcctggcagagggggaggagtatcgactgtaccaactgacaaagttctacagagacagactcaaacaagcgattgaagaaaaggttgaaagactcggttggatgttgacaaaggaggggcatttcagtagagaagaaaatgag AAAgttactgaactgacagagaagggaaatcggacagagagttccagactcttcctcagtttggtgaatggcaaaggctcccgggcccggagggcgatgtgggaatcctttgtgacatggaggactgagttaccgaagttggacagaatactgagggaaatacaggagctCG gtcctgatccacaggaatacatgaacatcgCCCAAGGGTTATCTGAGTTACCCACTGAACTGATAG ATGTTCAAcaaaaacacaaggagactctgcgggcacaaactgaaacactgagagtgaacacaatcctgatgacggagaaggtgaaggttttccaactggttgatcgatacgctgagctcacggtcatttctactgttcgagatcggagactgatggaacatgagctgctggcaagaggcagagaccacgaggagtggagagagaaacatctccgggaagagctggaaaaaatccggactgaacaattgttccagagcagcttttccggGAGTAACTACAAATCTCGGTGttcagcagcagtggctggagtcccgggaatcgggaaaacaacaatggtacaaaagatggtttatgactgggccacggggaaattATACCAACAGTTcaagtttgtcttcagtttcaaattccgagatTTAAACACCATTGATTGTATAATCAACCTTTCGAACCTGGTGCTATTTTTTTATCCTTACCTGAGGAATCTTCTGGAAACACTGTGGAAAAATCCAGAGGTAATGCTATTTATATTTGATGGcttggatgaattcaatgacgcaattgattttgctgacagtcggagagcCACAGAACCTCAgtccacatgcacagatcctggattcaagtgcaaggtgtctgacattgtgtacagtttaatccagcacaagctgctcccagggtgttcagtgctggtgacaacccgccccactgcgttacatttattggaaaaggcagagatcagtgtctgggctgaaatcctgggatttgttggtgagaaacggaaggaatatttcttcAGGCATTTTAAAGATCAGACGGTagcagcagctgttttcaaacacgtgaaggagaacgagatcctgtacaccatgagctacaacccctcctactgctggatcctcgctctggcactgggccccttcttcacacaaagagtcagggacccgcagcgagttcccaagaccatcacccaactatattcctactatatttacaacatcctgaaaaaccatggCCGTGAGATCGAgagcccccgtgatgtgttactcagggttggtcagatggccttcagaggagtgttcgATAAGAAGAtcgtgtttacagatggagatttgatcaactacaatctgcagccttcccagttcctgtccgggttcctgatggagcttttggagagacaGGATTCTGTCCAGTGTGTGGTGTAcgcattcccacacctcaccatccaagagtttgtagctgcagtcgcacaattcctgaatccacatcccggggatatcctgaaattcctcactgaagcccacaacacgacagatgggcgatttgaggtatttctccgttttgttgctggtctctccaacccaatgacagctcggggcctggaggagtttctgggtccatttcctcatcaaacaacctgccgggtgattgactgggtgaaggaggaggttaaacgccagagtggaaacacatggagtgaagctggtaaaaggagcctcctgaacacattgcactacctgtttgagtctcagaatcgtggactggctcaggcctcactgggatctgtggaaacactttcattcagtggaaggacactgaccccgattgactgcacggtcctgtctcatgtcatcggactctgtgatacaattaaACACCTCGACCTGGCTGTCTGCAACATTgaatgtgaaggaatccagcggctgggacccgggctgcacaagtgccaggagttggg acttgggaggaatgaactgggagattcaggagtgaaactggtgtctgcgactctgaggaacccggagtgtaaaatacagaaactctg gctgaattatgtcggtctcacagattctggtgtcgaggatctcgtctccgctctcagtacaatcccatcactgacggagctgagtctgaataacaataaactgggagattcaggagtgaaatcggtgtctgcggctctgaggaacccggagtgtaaaatacagaaactgga GCTgggggatgtcggtctcacagattctggtgtcgaggatctcgtctccgctctcagtaaaaATCGATCACTGACGGTGCTGGACCTGGAATTaaactcgctgacagaccgatctgtccccactctccgccgtctcatactgaccctcccgagtctgaagCTGATCCA gctgggggAGAATCGGTTCAGTGGGACCggggagaaggaactgagatctctgcaggaacccagacccggactgacagtGGATCTGTGA
- the LOC140723836 gene encoding NACHT, LRR and PYD domains-containing protein 3-like isoform X2 has product MLTKEGHFSREENEKVTELTEKGNRTESSRLFLSLVNGKGSRARRAMWESFVTWRTELPKLDRILREIQELGPDPQEYMNIAQGLSELPTELIDVQQKHKETLRAQTETLRVNTILMTEKVKVFQLVDRYAELTVISTVRDRRLMEHELLARGRDHEEWREKHLREELEKIRTEQLFQSSFSGSNYKSRCSAAVAGVPGIGKTTMVQKMVYDWATGKLYQQFKFVFSFKFRDLNTIDCIINLSNLVLFFYPYLRNLLETLWKNPEVMLFIFDGLDEFNDAIDFADSRRATEPQSTCTDPGFKCKVSDIVYSLIQHKLLPGCSVLVTTRPTALHLLEKAEISVWAEILGFVGEKRKEYFFRHFKDQTVAAAVFKHVKENEILYTMSYNPSYCWILALALGPFFTQRVRDPQRVPKTITQLYSYYIYNILKNHGREIESPRDVLLRVGQMAFRGVFDKKIVFTDGDLINYNLQPSQFLSGFLMELLERQDSVQCVVYAFPHLTIQEFVAAVAQFLNPHPGDILKFLTEAHNTTDGRFEVFLRFVAGLSNPMTARGLEEFLGPFPHQTTCRVIDWVKEEVKRQSGNTWSEAGKRSLLNTLHYLFESQNRGLAQASLGSVETLSFSGRTLTPIDCTVLSHVIGLCDTIKHLDLAVCNIECEGIQRLGPGLHKCQELGLGRNELGDSGVKLVSATLRNPECKIQKLWLNYVGLTDSGVEDLVSALSTIPSLTELSLNNNKLGDSGVKSVSAALRNPECKIQKLELGDVGLTDSGVEDLVSALSKNRSLTVLDLELNSLTDRSVPTLRRLILTLPSLKLIQLGENRFSGTGEKELRSLQEPRPGLTVDL; this is encoded by the exons atgttgacaaaggaggggcatttcagtagagaagaaaatgag AAAgttactgaactgacagagaagggaaatcggacagagagttccagactcttcctcagtttggtgaatggcaaaggctcccgggcccggagggcgatgtgggaatcctttgtgacatggaggactgagttaccgaagttggacagaatactgagggaaatacaggagctCG gtcctgatccacaggaatacatgaacatcgCCCAAGGGTTATCTGAGTTACCCACTGAACTGATAG ATGTTCAAcaaaaacacaaggagactctgcgggcacaaactgaaacactgagagtgaacacaatcctgatgacggagaaggtgaaggttttccaactggttgatcgatacgctgagctcacggtcatttctactgttcgagatcggagactgatggaacatgagctgctggcaagaggcagagaccacgaggagtggagagagaaacatctccgggaagagctggaaaaaatccggactgaacaattgttccagagcagcttttccggGAGTAACTACAAATCTCGGTGttcagcagcagtggctggagtcccgggaatcgggaaaacaacaatggtacaaaagatggtttatgactgggccacggggaaattATACCAACAGTTcaagtttgtcttcagtttcaaattccgagatTTAAACACCATTGATTGTATAATCAACCTTTCGAACCTGGTGCTATTTTTTTATCCTTACCTGAGGAATCTTCTGGAAACACTGTGGAAAAATCCAGAGGTAATGCTATTTATATTTGATGGcttggatgaattcaatgacgcaattgattttgctgacagtcggagagcCACAGAACCTCAgtccacatgcacagatcctggattcaagtgcaaggtgtctgacattgtgtacagtttaatccagcacaagctgctcccagggtgttcagtgctggtgacaacccgccccactgcgttacatttattggaaaaggcagagatcagtgtctgggctgaaatcctgggatttgttggtgagaaacggaaggaatatttcttcAGGCATTTTAAAGATCAGACGGTagcagcagctgttttcaaacacgtgaaggagaacgagatcctgtacaccatgagctacaacccctcctactgctggatcctcgctctggcactgggccccttcttcacacaaagagtcagggacccgcagcgagttcccaagaccatcacccaactatattcctactatatttacaacatcctgaaaaaccatggCCGTGAGATCGAgagcccccgtgatgtgttactcagggttggtcagatggccttcagaggagtgttcgATAAGAAGAtcgtgtttacagatggagatttgatcaactacaatctgcagccttcccagttcctgtccgggttcctgatggagcttttggagagacaGGATTCTGTCCAGTGTGTGGTGTAcgcattcccacacctcaccatccaagagtttgtagctgcagtcgcacaattcctgaatccacatcccggggatatcctgaaattcctcactgaagcccacaacacgacagatgggcgatttgaggtatttctccgttttgttgctggtctctccaacccaatgacagctcggggcctggaggagtttctgggtccatttcctcatcaaacaacctgccgggtgattgactgggtgaaggaggaggttaaacgccagagtggaaacacatggagtgaagctggtaaaaggagcctcctgaacacattgcactacctgtttgagtctcagaatcgtggactggctcaggcctcactgggatctgtggaaacactttcattcagtggaaggacactgaccccgattgactgcacggtcctgtctcatgtcatcggactctgtgatacaattaaACACCTCGACCTGGCTGTCTGCAACATTgaatgtgaaggaatccagcggctgggacccgggctgcacaagtgccaggagttggg acttgggaggaatgaactgggagattcaggagtgaaactggtgtctgcgactctgaggaacccggagtgtaaaatacagaaactctg gctgaattatgtcggtctcacagattctggtgtcgaggatctcgtctccgctctcagtacaatcccatcactgacggagctgagtctgaataacaataaactgggagattcaggagtgaaatcggtgtctgcggctctgaggaacccggagtgtaaaatacagaaactgga GCTgggggatgtcggtctcacagattctggtgtcgaggatctcgtctccgctctcagtaaaaATCGATCACTGACGGTGCTGGACCTGGAATTaaactcgctgacagaccgatctgtccccactctccgccgtctcatactgaccctcccgagtctgaagCTGATCCA gctgggggAGAATCGGTTCAGTGGGACCggggagaaggaactgagatctctgcaggaacccagacccggactgacagtGGATCTGTGA